The following are encoded together in the Aciduricibacillus chroicocephali genome:
- the smc gene encoding chromosome segregation protein SMC yields the protein MYLKRLETVGFKSFAERIDLEFMPGMTAVVGPNGSGKSNITEAVRWVLGEQSAKSLRGAKMEDIIFQGSAGRKALNMAEVTIVLDNESQSLPLDFAEVSITRRVYRSGESEFYINRKSCRLKDIIDLFLDSGLGREAFSMISQGRVEEILSSKAEQRRTIFEEAAGVLKYKQRKQKAEYKLAETEMNLERVRDIAGELEQQIEPLELQADKAKQYKELANQRKSQEISILLAEIEQFHGEWKSLLDQLKEGEIREIAWKRSIGEQESKIEKEKKSLDELDGMIEEDQAMLVKLTEQIEQATGKREVLLERSRHAEAFRQKTTQEKERLGKQLNEIEYALKACRSEVDEKEFSYEELLKKIAQLERLLSELSINRSHEIENLKSDYIELLSKKAALSNEKKAVAEQLDKLSSRTDSEHDRTDHLHTKLKENERFIEKAKAYRYEVIKQVESSRANQHKNRDAISALQNELQRLRDIQYRSYEKVTKLQSRKEMLETMKAEMQGFQFGTKEILQAMEAGKLQGIKGAVIQLITVPDHLTDAIETALGGGAQHLVAENEAAARSGIAWLKQNKKGRATFLPLKTIEARRLPDSIIRNIEKHSGYIGIGSDLIKFEAESEPAIRHLLGNVVIAADLRAANEIAALCNRRYRIVTIDGDVVNPGGSMSGGTKRKTGTSIFSRKKELIEVHNILTEEEKVLASSQNEHREAEKRLSILKHEFEDAEKTLTTYSEKLAMAERSLQERELEKESLENQLAMQQQGNSDFRIERDELLSKQAEIREQLEALQNQILQMDKHIKDLVEADEKNKQKQTKVMEQLHAAQLELAKTGEQLQALYNRSALHDEQRSAIKAELVELNESLNFADEAQTEKLVQQLDKETRSAAKEKENVLARLRDIRQKRHDRTKRLQDAEQELKAENRLLQAFSKDRQNQEIHAARLDVSLDSKLETLQEEYNITHEKASSIYEKCENLEQGKIQLSQLNKQIERLGTVNLGAIEEFERISERFRFLTEQETDLITAMHTLNGAITELDGEMERRFAETFYEIQKEFSQVFQELFGGGRAELTLTDPGNLLGTGIEIVAEPPGKKLKALSLLSGGERALTAIALLFSILRVRPVPFCILDEVEAALDEANVVRFAKYLHAHSRRTQFIVITHRKGTMEEADALFGVTMEESGVSRLVSVKLSDAEDLVNI from the coding sequence ATGTATTTAAAACGGTTGGAAACGGTCGGTTTCAAATCATTTGCTGAACGCATTGATTTGGAATTCATGCCGGGCATGACTGCTGTCGTGGGACCGAATGGCAGTGGCAAAAGCAATATTACAGAAGCTGTGCGCTGGGTACTTGGCGAACAATCAGCCAAATCACTGCGAGGCGCCAAGATGGAAGATATTATTTTCCAAGGCAGTGCGGGAAGAAAAGCACTGAATATGGCTGAAGTTACAATTGTTCTAGATAATGAATCGCAATCATTGCCACTTGATTTTGCGGAAGTAAGTATTACTCGTCGAGTATACCGATCAGGCGAAAGTGAGTTTTATATAAATCGGAAATCATGCCGCTTGAAAGATATTATCGATCTGTTTCTTGATTCGGGTCTTGGACGGGAAGCCTTCTCAATGATTAGCCAAGGAAGAGTTGAGGAAATCCTGAGTTCAAAGGCTGAACAACGCAGGACAATCTTTGAAGAAGCAGCAGGGGTTCTGAAATACAAACAAAGAAAGCAAAAAGCTGAATACAAACTTGCTGAAACCGAAATGAACTTGGAAAGAGTTCGAGATATTGCGGGTGAGTTGGAGCAGCAGATTGAACCGCTCGAACTTCAGGCGGATAAAGCTAAGCAGTATAAAGAACTTGCGAATCAGCGCAAATCACAGGAAATTTCAATTTTGCTTGCAGAGATTGAGCAGTTTCACGGCGAATGGAAAAGCCTTCTTGATCAGTTGAAAGAAGGAGAAATCAGAGAAATTGCGTGGAAAAGATCAATCGGTGAACAAGAATCCAAGATTGAGAAAGAAAAAAAGAGTCTGGATGAGCTCGATGGCATGATTGAAGAAGACCAGGCGATGCTTGTCAAATTAACTGAACAGATCGAGCAAGCAACAGGAAAGAGAGAAGTTCTTCTGGAGCGTTCCAGGCATGCGGAGGCATTCAGACAGAAGACAACTCAGGAGAAAGAGAGATTAGGAAAACAACTCAACGAAATTGAGTATGCTTTGAAGGCATGCAGGTCAGAAGTCGATGAAAAAGAATTTTCTTATGAGGAATTACTAAAGAAAATAGCTCAGCTGGAGAGACTGTTATCAGAACTGAGTATAAATCGGTCACATGAGATTGAGAATCTAAAATCTGATTATATCGAACTGCTCAGTAAGAAGGCCGCACTTTCCAATGAAAAAAAGGCCGTTGCAGAACAACTTGATAAATTGTCCTCAAGAACCGATTCAGAACATGATAGAACGGATCATCTGCACACGAAGCTCAAAGAGAATGAGCGGTTTATTGAGAAGGCGAAAGCTTATAGATATGAAGTTATAAAGCAAGTAGAATCCAGTAGAGCAAACCAGCATAAGAACAGAGATGCTATCTCTGCCTTGCAAAATGAATTGCAAAGATTACGTGATATCCAATATCGTTCATATGAGAAAGTTACTAAACTTCAATCCCGCAAAGAAATGCTCGAAACGATGAAGGCAGAAATGCAAGGATTCCAGTTTGGCACTAAAGAGATTCTGCAGGCTATGGAAGCGGGCAAGCTTCAAGGGATCAAGGGAGCTGTAATTCAGCTTATCACTGTTCCTGATCATCTTACTGATGCGATAGAAACTGCTCTGGGGGGAGGAGCACAGCATCTTGTTGCAGAAAATGAAGCGGCGGCTAGAAGCGGAATAGCTTGGCTGAAACAGAATAAAAAAGGAAGGGCAACCTTTTTGCCGCTTAAAACGATAGAAGCCCGTCGTCTTCCCGACTCTATCATTCGAAATATAGAAAAACATTCGGGTTATATTGGAATTGGATCAGATCTGATTAAATTTGAGGCGGAGAGTGAGCCTGCAATCCGTCATCTTCTCGGAAATGTAGTCATTGCTGCAGATCTCCGGGCTGCAAATGAAATTGCAGCGCTCTGCAACCGACGTTATCGTATTGTTACAATTGATGGTGATGTCGTTAACCCTGGAGGGTCGATGTCCGGCGGTACAAAACGGAAAACCGGTACAAGCATCTTTTCAAGAAAAAAAGAATTAATTGAAGTCCATAATATTCTTACAGAAGAAGAAAAGGTGCTTGCTAGTTCACAGAATGAACACCGAGAGGCCGAGAAGCGACTTTCAATCCTTAAGCATGAATTTGAAGATGCAGAGAAGACACTTACAACATATTCTGAGAAGTTGGCAATGGCCGAGAGATCTCTGCAGGAACGTGAACTTGAAAAGGAATCTTTAGAAAATCAGCTTGCAATGCAGCAACAAGGAAATAGTGATTTTCGAATAGAACGTGATGAGCTTCTTAGCAAACAAGCTGAGATTCGTGAGCAGCTTGAAGCACTTCAGAATCAAATCTTACAAATGGACAAACATATTAAGGACCTTGTTGAGGCGGATGAGAAGAACAAGCAGAAACAGACCAAAGTAATGGAACAACTCCATGCTGCACAACTTGAGCTCGCTAAAACTGGGGAACAATTACAAGCCCTTTACAATCGAAGTGCCTTGCACGATGAACAGCGCTCGGCAATTAAAGCAGAGTTAGTTGAGCTGAACGAATCGCTTAATTTCGCAGATGAGGCACAGACAGAGAAGCTTGTGCAGCAACTCGACAAAGAAACAAGATCAGCCGCAAAGGAAAAGGAAAATGTGCTTGCGAGGTTGAGAGATATTCGTCAAAAACGTCACGATCGGACGAAGCGCCTGCAGGATGCAGAACAGGAGCTTAAAGCAGAAAATCGTCTATTGCAGGCCTTTTCGAAAGATAGGCAAAATCAAGAGATTCACGCTGCCCGCCTAGATGTTTCATTAGATTCTAAACTGGAGACGCTACAGGAAGAATATAATATTACACACGAGAAAGCATCAAGTATATATGAAAAATGTGAAAATCTTGAACAAGGGAAAATACAGCTTTCCCAACTGAATAAGCAAATTGAGCGGCTAGGTACTGTGAATTTAGGAGCAATTGAGGAATTCGAACGTATATCAGAACGTTTCCGTTTCCTTACTGAGCAAGAGACAGATTTAATTACAGCAATGCACACATTAAATGGAGCGATTACGGAATTAGATGGCGAAATGGAACGACGCTTTGCTGAGACATTTTATGAAATCCAGAAAGAGTTTTCGCAGGTGTTTCAGGAACTTTTCGGAGGTGGACGTGCAGAGCTTACACTTACAGATCCAGGGAATCTGCTTGGTACTGGAATTGAGATTGTAGCAGAACCACCAGGGAAAAAGCTAAAGGCTCTCAGTTTGCTTTCAGGAGGAGAGCGCGCACTTACTGCGATTGCTCTACTGTTCTCAATCCTGCGTGTCCGTCCCGTCCCATTCTGTATTCTTGATGAAGTTGAGGCCGCCTTGGATGAAGCAAATGTTGTAAGGTTTGCAAAGTATTTGCATGCACATAGCAGGCGGACTCAGTTTATCGTCATTACACATCGGAAAGGAACAATGGAGGAAGCAGATGCATTGTTTGGCGTGACAATGGAAGAATCAGGCGTTTCACGGCTTGTATCAGTCAAGCTTTCAGATGCAGAAGATCTCGTTAATATTTAA
- the rimM gene encoding ribosome maturation factor RimM (Essential for efficient processing of 16S rRNA) — protein sequence MEMELLNAGKIVNTHGIRGEVKVLRISDFDDRFKPGNILYLEGPDKEVQQVTVTAHRVHKGFDLICFKEFGNINEVEKFKGSYLKIPKTMLEELPDNEFYYHEIIGCSVFLPNGEELGKVKEILSPGANDVWVIQRPHGKDQLIPYIEEVVKSVDPTRKRIEIEPMEGLLD from the coding sequence ATGGAAATGGAACTATTAAATGCAGGGAAAATTGTTAATACTCATGGAATTCGCGGCGAAGTTAAAGTACTGCGGATCAGCGATTTTGATGACAGATTTAAGCCAGGTAATATTCTTTATTTAGAAGGTCCTGATAAGGAAGTTCAGCAGGTTACGGTAACTGCTCATAGAGTCCATAAAGGTTTTGATCTTATCTGTTTCAAGGAGTTTGGCAATATTAATGAAGTAGAAAAATTTAAAGGTTCTTACTTAAAGATACCGAAGACAATGCTTGAAGAGCTTCCTGATAATGAATTCTACTATCATGAAATTATTGGTTGCTCCGTATTTCTTCCAAATGGCGAGGAACTTGGTAAGGTAAAAGAGATCCTTTCGCCTGGGGCAAATGATGTATGGGTCATCCAGCGTCCTCACGGAAAGGATCAACTAATTCCTTATATTGAAGAGGTCGTTAAAAGTGTTGACCCGACAAGAAAACGGATTGAAATAGAACCAATGGAAGGATTGCTCGACTGA
- the ftsY gene encoding signal recognition particle-docking protein FtsY — protein sequence MSFMKKLRDKFKTKENEEVSEKYKSGMEKTRSSFSGKINNLIARYRKVDEDFFEELEEALITADVGVMTVMDLIDELKTEVKRRNIKDTAELKDVISEKLVEIYYGEDDEKIESLNLQDEGLTVILVVGVNGVGKTTSIGKLAHQMKEEGKEVVLAAGDTFRAGAIEQLEVWGERAGVGVIKHKEGSDPAAVIYDGIQAAKSRKADVLICDTAGRLQNKVNLMNELEKVRRVIEREVPGAPHETLLVLDATTGQNALSQAKTFGQAANVTGIILTKLDGTAKGGIVLAIRHEMHIPVKYVGLGEKMEDLQPFDAEGFVYGLFADMLDEESVEKEEEA from the coding sequence ATGAGTTTCATGAAAAAACTCCGTGATAAATTCAAGACAAAAGAGAATGAGGAAGTTTCCGAGAAATATAAATCCGGCATGGAGAAAACGCGTTCATCTTTTTCCGGCAAAATCAATAACCTGATTGCTCGCTACCGGAAAGTTGATGAGGACTTTTTCGAAGAACTAGAAGAGGCGTTGATTACAGCGGATGTCGGCGTCATGACTGTTATGGATCTGATTGATGAACTAAAAACGGAAGTGAAACGACGTAATATTAAAGATACAGCAGAACTGAAAGACGTCATTTCTGAGAAGCTTGTTGAAATTTATTACGGTGAAGATGATGAAAAAATTGAATCTTTGAATCTGCAGGATGAAGGGCTAACTGTCATTCTTGTTGTTGGCGTAAACGGTGTTGGTAAAACAACATCCATTGGCAAACTTGCCCATCAGATGAAAGAAGAAGGGAAGGAAGTAGTCCTCGCAGCTGGTGATACTTTCCGCGCTGGAGCAATTGAGCAGCTTGAAGTATGGGGAGAGCGGGCCGGAGTAGGAGTCATAAAACATAAAGAAGGAAGCGATCCCGCAGCTGTAATCTATGATGGCATTCAGGCAGCCAAATCAAGAAAAGCGGATGTGCTTATATGTGATACTGCTGGGCGACTTCAAAACAAAGTGAATCTTATGAATGAACTTGAAAAGGTTAGACGTGTCATTGAGCGTGAAGTACCTGGAGCTCCTCATGAAACTTTGCTCGTGCTCGACGCAACTACAGGTCAGAATGCACTTAGCCAAGCCAAGACATTTGGTCAAGCTGCAAATGTTACAGGTATTATTTTGACAAAGTTGGATGGAACAGCGAAAGGCGGGATTGTTCTTGCCATTCGACATGAAATGCATATTCCAGTTAAGTATGTCGGGCTTGGTGAGAAAATGGAGGACTTACAGCCGTTTGATGCTGAAGGGTTTGTTTATGGGTTGTTCGCTGACATGCTTGATGAAGAGTCAGTTGAAAAGGAAGAAGAAGCTTAA
- a CDS encoding YlqD family protein: MNIMKKVLIKQVVTEHSKAAMRKKFINHKLQLEQECQQLRFEQRKLENKPGLSKKEIARRFQSEIGRRQDEIRITEFKTEQLDILPDGMEMIEREVEALVEVSPGMQWDELMEPGAIVVKDGIVIRVESGR; encoded by the coding sequence ATGAACATTATGAAAAAGGTTCTCATCAAGCAAGTAGTAACAGAGCACAGCAAAGCAGCTATGAGGAAGAAGTTCATCAATCATAAATTGCAGCTTGAACAAGAGTGTCAACAACTCCGATTCGAACAGCGTAAATTGGAAAATAAGCCGGGACTCAGTAAAAAAGAGATCGCAAGGCGCTTTCAGTCCGAAATCGGCAGGAGACAAGATGAAATCAGGATTACTGAATTTAAGACTGAACAGTTGGATATCCTTCCTGATGGAATGGAAATGATTGAACGGGAAGTTGAAGCTCTTGTTGAAGTCAGTCCGGGAATGCAATGGGATGAGCTGATGGAACCCGGTGCCATCGTTGTAAAAGACGGTATTGTAATCAGAGTTGAAAGCGGCAGGTGA
- the acpP gene encoding acyl carrier protein — MADVFDKVKDIIVDQLDVDADKVTMEASFKEDLEADSLDVVELVMEFEDAFDMEISDEDAEKIQTVGDAVNYINGAQ, encoded by the coding sequence GTGGCAGATGTATTTGATAAAGTAAAAGACATCATCGTTGATCAATTGGATGTGGATGCAGACAAGGTAACAATGGAAGCTTCTTTCAAAGAAGATCTTGAAGCTGATTCTCTAGACGTAGTTGAGCTCGTCATGGAATTTGAAGATGCTTTCGATATGGAAATTTCCGATGAAGATGCTGAAAAGATCCAGACAGTCGGCGATGCTGTGAACTACATAAATGGTGCACAGTAA
- a CDS encoding DUF1128 domain-containing protein — translation MSLEKATEENLKVIMAGLAERLNVVNRALLDPEDYDISKYEDLKFMYEMIKSRNSLSPSETQAFIEELRKARK, via the coding sequence ATGAGTTTGGAGAAAGCTACAGAAGAGAATCTAAAAGTTATCATGGCTGGTCTCGCCGAGAGATTAAACGTTGTCAATCGTGCATTGCTCGACCCAGAAGATTACGATATATCCAAATATGAAGACCTGAAATTTATGTATGAAATGATTAAATCTCGTAATTCTCTAAGTCCTTCAGAGACTCAAGCATTCATCGAGGAATTGCGTAAAGCACGCAAATAA
- a CDS encoding putative DNA-binding protein has product MLEKTTYINALFDFYQALLTPKQRNYMEMYYAEDYSLGEISEDSQVSRQAVYDNIKRTEAILETYEEKLRLYEKFKKRTELIDKLEIDRLNMSDEEFEHLISRLRELD; this is encoded by the coding sequence ATGCTTGAAAAGACAACGTATATTAACGCTCTGTTTGATTTTTATCAGGCGTTGCTTACACCGAAACAGCGCAATTATATGGAAATGTATTATGCCGAAGATTATTCCCTTGGCGAGATATCCGAAGACAGCCAAGTCTCCAGACAAGCTGTATATGACAATATTAAACGTACTGAAGCCATTCTTGAGACATATGAAGAAAAGCTTCGTCTCTATGAAAAGTTCAAGAAACGGACAGAGCTTATTGACAAGCTTGAAATAGACCGTTTGAACATGTCAGATGAGGAATTTGAACATTTAATCTCCAGGTTGAGAGAATTGGATTAA
- the rnc gene encoding ribonuclease III, which translates to MSFSQLMEDLNITFRDGNLLKQAFTHSSYVNEHREENNSDNERLEFLGDAVLELGVSQYLFRNHTELAEGQMTKLRASIVCEASLVNFARALDFGNYILLGKGEEQTGGRNRPALLADVFESFLGALYLDQGYDAAIDFLEKYVFPKVSTGAFSHAMDYKSQLQELVQQYKNQQITYSIINEKGPSHDKEFIAQVSINDDIAASGTGRTKKEAEQRAAKNALDAFNERNTK; encoded by the coding sequence ATGAGTTTTTCGCAATTGATGGAAGACCTGAACATCACGTTCCGGGACGGCAATCTGCTGAAGCAGGCTTTTACCCATTCATCCTATGTGAATGAGCATCGTGAAGAAAACAACTCGGATAATGAACGTCTTGAATTTCTTGGGGACGCTGTACTGGAGCTCGGAGTATCGCAGTATTTGTTTCGCAATCATACTGAATTGGCAGAAGGGCAAATGACGAAACTTCGGGCATCGATTGTATGTGAAGCGTCACTCGTCAACTTCGCAAGGGCACTGGACTTTGGAAACTACATTCTGCTTGGAAAAGGTGAAGAACAAACTGGCGGGCGAAATCGTCCGGCTCTTCTGGCAGATGTATTTGAATCATTTCTTGGTGCGCTGTACCTTGATCAGGGTTATGATGCGGCGATTGATTTCCTAGAAAAATACGTATTTCCGAAAGTATCCACTGGTGCTTTTTCGCATGCGATGGATTATAAGAGCCAGCTTCAAGAGCTTGTCCAACAATACAAGAATCAGCAGATTACCTATTCGATCATTAATGAAAAGGGCCCTTCCCATGATAAGGAATTTATTGCCCAAGTTTCAATAAATGATGATATTGCAGCCTCGGGAACAGGTCGCACAAAAAAGGAAGCAGAGCAGAGAGCGGCCAAAAATGCTCTTGATGCTTTTAACGAGAGAAATACAAAATAA
- the trmD gene encoding tRNA (guanosine(37)-N1)-methyltransferase TrmD produces the protein MHIDILTLFPGMFDGVLNESILKKAREKGKYSCDLVDFRNFTENKHNKVDDYPFGGGAGMVLAPQPIFDCVESVTKKRETKPRIILMCPQGERYNQRKAEELAREEHLIFLCGHYEGYDERIREHLVTDEISIGDYVLTGGELGAMVVVDSVVRLLPDALGNSESAVEDSFSTGLLEHPHYTRPANFRGMKVPEVLTSGNHAHIEEWRMRESLRRTLERRPDLLEEGNLTDLQKTVLAKLKNEQ, from the coding sequence ATGCATATTGACATTTTGACATTGTTTCCAGGCATGTTTGATGGAGTGTTAAACGAGTCCATCCTAAAAAAAGCTCGTGAAAAAGGCAAATACAGCTGTGATCTAGTCGACTTCCGGAATTTCACCGAGAATAAGCACAACAAAGTTGATGATTACCCATTTGGCGGAGGAGCCGGGATGGTTCTAGCCCCTCAGCCTATCTTTGACTGTGTAGAATCGGTCACGAAAAAACGGGAGACGAAGCCTCGGATTATTCTTATGTGCCCGCAAGGTGAGCGGTACAATCAGCGTAAAGCAGAAGAACTGGCACGGGAAGAGCATCTTATTTTCCTATGTGGCCATTATGAGGGCTATGATGAGCGAATTCGTGAACATCTTGTAACGGACGAAATATCTATTGGGGATTATGTACTTACAGGAGGAGAACTAGGGGCAATGGTCGTTGTAGACAGTGTTGTAAGACTGCTTCCTGATGCACTGGGTAATTCTGAATCTGCGGTCGAGGATTCATTCTCGACGGGCCTTCTTGAGCATCCTCATTATACGAGACCCGCTAACTTCCGTGGAATGAAAGTACCAGAAGTCCTTACTAGTGGAAACCATGCACATATTGAAGAGTGGCGCATGCGTGAATCGCTCAGGCGTACACTTGAAAGACGTCCTGACCTGCTTGAAGAAGGCAATTTGACTGACTTGCAGAAAACTGTGCTTGCTAAGTTGAAAAACGAGCAATAA
- the rpsP gene encoding 30S ribosomal protein S16 yields the protein MAVKIRLKRMGSKRKPFYRIVVADSRSPRDGRLIEQIGTYNPITSPADVTIDEAKAIDWMAKGAQPSDTVRNLFSKQGILKKFHEQKNQK from the coding sequence ATGGCAGTAAAAATTCGTTTGAAGCGCATGGGTTCTAAAAGAAAACCTTTCTATCGTATTGTAGTAGCAGATTCACGTTCACCACGTGATGGTCGTCTAATCGAGCAAATCGGCACATACAACCCGATTACAAGCCCAGCTGATGTAACAATCGATGAAGCAAAAGCAATTGACTGGATGGCAAAAGGCGCACAGCCAAGCGACACAGTTCGCAACTTGTTCTCCAAGCAAGGTATTCTTAAGAAGTTCCACGAACAGAAGAACCAGAAGTAA
- the ffh gene encoding signal recognition particle protein has protein sequence MAFEGLADRLQNTIKKITGKGKVSEADVKEMTREVRLALLEADVNFKVVKDLIGRIKERAIGQEVMESLTPGQQVIKVVKEELSDLMGGEQSKIAVSDRPPTVIMMVGLQGAGKTTTTGKLANYLRKKQNRSPLLVACDIYRPAAIKQLETLGAQLDMPVFSMGTDVKPAEIVQEALKEAKANHNDYVLIDTAGRLHIDEELMGELQEVREVAKPEEIFLVVDAMTGQDAVNVAESFNEQLDVTGVVLTKLDGDTRGGAALSIKAVTGKPIKFAGMGEKLDALEPFHPERMASRILGMGDVLTLIEKAQSNIDEKQAKELEEKMRNMSFTFDDFLEQMSQVKKMGPLEDLMSMIPGAGKIKGLKNAQIDERQLSHIEAIIQSMTKQERIDPNIINASRRKRIAVGSGTSVSQVNRLIKQFNDMKKMMKQMTNMTKGKKGKGFKLPFM, from the coding sequence ATGGCATTTGAAGGTTTGGCCGACCGGCTGCAAAATACAATTAAAAAGATAACTGGCAAAGGAAAAGTATCCGAAGCTGACGTCAAAGAAATGACCCGGGAAGTCCGGCTTGCTCTTCTGGAAGCTGACGTTAACTTTAAAGTAGTTAAAGATCTGATCGGGCGTATTAAAGAGCGTGCGATTGGCCAGGAAGTTATGGAGAGCCTAACACCGGGTCAACAAGTTATTAAAGTTGTAAAAGAAGAACTGTCAGATTTGATGGGTGGCGAGCAGAGCAAAATTGCTGTAAGTGATCGCCCCCCTACTGTCATTATGATGGTTGGTCTTCAAGGGGCAGGTAAAACAACGACAACCGGCAAGCTCGCAAATTATCTGCGTAAGAAACAAAATCGCTCTCCACTCCTGGTTGCTTGCGATATTTACCGTCCGGCTGCCATTAAACAGCTGGAAACGCTCGGTGCTCAGCTTGATATGCCTGTTTTCTCAATGGGCACAGATGTCAAACCGGCTGAAATTGTTCAGGAGGCATTGAAAGAAGCGAAGGCGAATCATAATGACTATGTCTTAATTGATACGGCAGGGCGTCTTCATATTGATGAAGAGCTTATGGGTGAATTGCAGGAAGTTCGAGAAGTGGCGAAGCCTGAAGAGATTTTCCTCGTTGTTGATGCAATGACCGGTCAGGATGCAGTGAACGTTGCTGAGAGCTTCAATGAACAGCTTGATGTAACTGGTGTAGTCTTGACTAAGCTTGACGGTGATACACGTGGCGGGGCTGCACTTTCTATAAAAGCAGTTACCGGAAAACCGATTAAATTTGCCGGGATGGGCGAAAAACTTGATGCTCTTGAGCCGTTCCACCCGGAGCGTATGGCTTCGCGTATTCTTGGTATGGGCGATGTGCTTACCCTGATTGAGAAGGCACAATCAAACATAGATGAGAAGCAGGCCAAGGAACTGGAAGAAAAGATGCGAAACATGAGCTTCACTTTTGATGACTTCCTTGAACAGATGAGTCAGGTGAAGAAGATGGGTCCGCTTGAAGATCTTATGTCTATGATTCCGGGAGCGGGGAAAATCAAAGGCTTGAAGAACGCTCAGATTGATGAAAGGCAGCTTAGTCATATTGAGGCAATCATTCAATCAATGACTAAACAAGAACGTATTGATCCGAATATTATCAATGCTAGCCGCCGCAAGCGTATTGCTGTTGGTTCGGGAACTTCCGTCTCCCAAGTAAACCGGCTAATCAAGCAGTTTAATGATATGAAGAAGATGATGAAGCAAATGACGAACATGACAAAGGGCAAAAAGGGCAAGGGATTCAAACTTCCTTTCATGTAA
- the rplS gene encoding 50S ribosomal protein L19 codes for MQTLIESITKDQLRTDHPEFRAGDTVKVHVKVVEGSRERIQVFEGVVIKRQNGGISETFTVRKISYGVGVERTFPVHSPRVDKIEVTRKGRVRRAKLYYLRNLRGKAARIKERR; via the coding sequence ATGCAAACACTAATTGAAAGCATCACAAAAGATCAGCTTCGTACAGATCATCCGGAATTTCGCGCAGGGGACACTGTAAAGGTCCACGTTAAGGTTGTCGAGGGCAGCCGCGAGCGTATCCAGGTTTTCGAAGGTGTTGTAATCAAACGCCAAAACGGTGGAATCAGTGAAACATTCACAGTAAGAAAGATTTCTTACGGTGTTGGTGTTGAACGTACATTCCCAGTACACTCCCCGCGTGTCGATAAAATCGAAGTAACACGCAAAGGACGCGTACGCCGTGCGAAATTGTACTACTTGCGCAACCTTCGTGGTAAAGCTGCAAGAATCAAAGAACGCCGGTAA
- a CDS encoding KH domain-containing protein translates to MQFSAAMKSLVESIVKPLAVYPDVVSIEMIETDGKLTCQLLVHREDAGKIIGRNGRIAKAIRKVMEASAPDMKVYLDIKKWEGTE, encoded by the coding sequence TTGCAGTTCAGCGCAGCGATGAAATCTCTCGTTGAATCGATTGTGAAGCCGCTGGCAGTTTATCCTGATGTGGTTTCGATTGAAATGATTGAAACCGATGGAAAGCTGACTTGCCAATTGCTCGTCCATCGGGAGGATGCTGGCAAAATCATCGGCAGAAACGGACGGATTGCCAAAGCAATCCGCAAGGTGATGGAAGCAAGTGCACCTGATATGAAGGTATACTTGGATATAAAGAAATGGGAAGGGACCGAATGA